The Amycolatopsis jiangsuensis nucleotide sequence GGGGTGCTGGCCGCCGCAGCCGATCCGCTCAGCGGGCTGGCCACGGCGCTAACCGTGTTCCTGGACGCCTGCCTGCGGGAAGAAGTGCAGCGCATTTCGCTGACCGACGCCCCCGCGGTGCTGGGCTGGGACACCTGGCGCGAGATCGAGCACGAGTACGGGCTCGGCCTGCTGGTGGAAACCCTGACGAAGGCCAGGGAAAGCGGCGTACTGGTGGACATTCCGGTGCGCGCGCTGGCCCAGCTGGTGCTGAGCGCGGTGATGGAAGCCGCCCGGATGATCGCCAAGGCCACCGACCCGGACCGGGTGCGTGCGGACACCCAGCAGGTGCTGGCGACGTGGCTGAGCGGGCTGGTCCGGGCGGAGTGAGCCACCGGCGGCCGGCTTGGGAGGGCACCGGTCAGCGTGCGTCCAGGTACGCACTGCGCTTGCCCAGCAGGAACCACAGCAGCGGGCCGAGCAGCGGTGCGCAGAACGCGAACACGATCCACAGCAGCTTCACCCCGCAGCCGAGCGGGCTGCCGAGCACACTGACCAGTGCGGCGATGAAAAACACCAGCGGCACGGCCACCAACGCGACGATCAGCCCGGCGCCGAGGTAGGACCCCACGTCCGTTGCCTCGATCATCGAGTCGGCCAGTGCTGCGGTGACGGTCATCGGTTCCTCTCCCGGTCTTCGGGGGTCCACTTCGGACCCTCGGCTTCGATGACCCGATTATGCGGACGTCCGGCCGGGGCGCGAATCGGCTCGTCGGCTCGTCCCGGCTACCCCGAAAGTCGTATCCGGGACCAGTCCCGGTGCCCACGACTAGCGTCCGCACCGTCCAGGTTTCCGGCGGCATCGCGTCGCCACGCGAGAAATGAGGGGGACTCCGCCGTGAAAGCTCCGATCCTGCTCGGCAAGGCGGTACTGGTCGCCGCACTGGCCCTGCCGTTCGTGACCGCGGCGGCCGATGCGCAACCGGGCCCGGCCGGGTCCGACCGGCTGCGGATCACCGAAGGCGGCACCCCGGACCAGCCGCGGACCTACTCGGGCAACGGCGAGCAGGTCGGCGGAATCGACGTGGAGGCCGACAACGTCGTGGTGGACGGCTACACGATGGACCGCCCGGAGGCGCCCGGCATCGAGATCCACGGCAGCAACGTGACGGTGCAGAACATCACGGTCAAGGCGCCCCAGGGCGGCGACGGCGACGGCATCCGCTTCTTCGGCGACCACATCAGGATCCTGCACAACACCATCAGCGACACGGACAACAGCACCGGCGCGCACGCCGACTGCATGCAGACCTTCGCCACCGACGACGAGGACATCGCGAGCACGAACGTCGACATCGAGAACAACCGCTGCGAACGCGTCGACAACATGTGCCTGATGGCCGAGGGCCCGGACTCCGAGGCCGGCGACGGCAGCGGCGAGGGAGTCTCGGAGAACTGGACCTTCCGCGGCAACTACTGCGAAACCCGGGAAGCCTCGCAAGCGGTGATGATCGACGACGTGCAGAAGCTCACCGTGGCGGGCAACACCTGGGCGGCCGGCCCGGACCACGCGATCGGCCTGCAGAACCACTCCACCGACGCGCACGTGCAGGACAACAACCTCGATCCGTCCATCGACTGCGAGGTCGGGATCGACGAGTCCTCCCGCGACGGCTACCAGGGCCCGGAACCGGAGTGCGAACCGTGACCGGGGACCCCGGTCGCCTGCCGCCGCCGCGACGGCCATAGTGGGCACATGGGATCGGTCAGCGCTGAGGACTTCCGCCACATCCGGGACCTCGTCCGGGAGTTCGTGCGTACGGAGGTGGTTCCGCGGGAACGGGAGATCGCCGAGGCCGACGCGGTCCCGGACGACCTGCGGAACCAGGCGGCCGCGATGGGCCTGTTCGGCTACGCGCTGCCCGACGAGTGGGGCGGGCTCGGACTCGACCTGACCCAGGACGTCGAGCTGGCGATGGAGCTCGGCTACACCTCGCTCGCGCTGCGGTCGATGTTCGGCACCAACAACGGCATCGCCGGGCAGGTGCTCGTCGCCTTCGGCACCGCGGCGCAGCGCGGCGAATGGCTCGAGCGGCTGGCCTCCGGCGAGGTCGTGGCCTCGTTCGCGCTCACCGAACCGGGTGCCGGGTCCGATCCCGCCGGACTGCGCACCACGGCGCGCCGTGAAGGCGACAGCTGGGTCCTCGACGGCGAAAAGTGCTTCATCACCAACGCGCCGATCGCCGGCCTGTTCGTCGTGTTCGCCCGCACCCGGCCGGCCGGCGAATCCGGTACCGGCATCGCG carries:
- a CDS encoding TetR/AcrR family transcriptional regulator, which translates into the protein MRRTQQERSDSTRSALTTAARTLFGTRGYHDVPAEEITRTAGVTRGALYHHFNDKQGLFRAVVVEVERDLTAEVAGVLAAAADPLSGLATALTVFLDACLREEVQRISLTDAPAVLGWDTWREIEHEYGLGLLVETLTKARESGVLVDIPVRALAQLVLSAVMEAARMIAKATDPDRVRADTQQVLATWLSGLVRAE
- a CDS encoding PLDc N-terminal domain-containing protein, with protein sequence MTVTAALADSMIEATDVGSYLGAGLIVALVAVPLVFFIAALVSVLGSPLGCGVKLLWIVFAFCAPLLGPLLWFLLGKRSAYLDAR
- a CDS encoding right-handed parallel beta-helix repeat-containing protein, giving the protein MKAPILLGKAVLVAALALPFVTAAADAQPGPAGSDRLRITEGGTPDQPRTYSGNGEQVGGIDVEADNVVVDGYTMDRPEAPGIEIHGSNVTVQNITVKAPQGGDGDGIRFFGDHIRILHNTISDTDNSTGAHADCMQTFATDDEDIASTNVDIENNRCERVDNMCLMAEGPDSEAGDGSGEGVSENWTFRGNYCETREASQAVMIDDVQKLTVAGNTWAAGPDHAIGLQNHSTDAHVQDNNLDPSIDCEVGIDESSRDGYQGPEPECEP